gggagatggcttatatgAGGCTGTTCCAGGGCTCTGGTCTCTTCTTCATCGTACCAGAGAGTTTACGTTTTAACCAGGGCTTGGTCATTTTTAAAGAGCAGCCCCCATCCTGAAGCTCCTAGTGCCTCCTGGCTCCACTAAAGGCCACTCCATTAAATAACCTCAGGTGTGGTTGAGAGGGGCAGCTCCTAATACCCAAGAAAGATTCCAAGTGGTGTGCTGGGTGTCTTGggggtgctgggggtggggtggggtgctgggggtggggggtatgaGGCTGAATACCAACTGTACGAGTCCGTGCACACAAATCTATATGAACATTTTATATTGTCCCCACCCTATGATGTGCCAGTGTACAGTCAACCTTCAGAAAGTATGTGCTGAactagtgaatgaatgaatgaatgaaatgaagtGAGGACACACTGCATTAGAGGGATTTTgaagtatccttttttttttttaaatgagtaaaaAACCCATCTTGGAGTGGTTTGTCTAACTGGAGGCACAACTGCTATGTAGAGGAATGCTGGGCGTGTTTGAGCCTGTCTTCCATCCCATCCACTCCCATTAAGAGTGTCAGCCTTCCCCAGTCCCAGGGTTTATTTACTTTGCTTGAAATAAGATAGCTTAGCTCTTGTCTAGGAATGTTCTGCCCATTCtgttgggttcagatgttgtacATTATTTTTCTGTGGCTTTCGAAGTCCTTGTCCCCCCCATTCattcttaagaaaacaaaaacaaaaacaaaaataactaacaGTAAGACAGAAGGGTGTGAGCACCCTCCTGCTGGGTACCTGCCTGGAGCCTCATCCTAACTCCACCTTGGCCTTGTCTTTGACAAGTGGATTTTAAAAAAACGTGTTTTCTTGCTTCAGGGGTGGAGTTTTCCAGGGGGGCGGGGATTGTGcccttttgtttctttaatttggAAGAATTGTTTGTAGTGGGTCAGGGGTGATGGAGCAAGCTGGAAGCAGAGACTCCTGGCATGCTCCACAAGCTGCCCtcagggaggagagagacccAGCTTGGTCCCAGCGAGTCTCCTCCATGTGCCTCAAGCCTGCTTCTCCCGCTGTCCCAGGCTCTGCCTGACTCTTAGCCCTCAGACCAGCACTTCTCAATCTGGCCTCCTGGGTTTAGTGATAATTCCTTCAACAACTCtgtaaaaatctctctctctctctctctctctctctctctctgtgtgtgtgtgtgtgtgtatatgtgtgtgtgtgtgtgtgtgtgtgagtcttgGGTACATATAATTGTacatatgtggagatcagatgATCTCAAATGCCAGTACTGGTCTCCTACcttctttgaggcagagtctttctTGTTCACTGCTACATATACTAGGCTAACTAGCCCACAAACGTCTGGCAATTCCGCCTCTGCCTCATTTCTTCCAGAAAACAAAGTGAGTTAGGGTACTTCTGGGTAccggagatctgaactcaggtcgtcatgCTTATGTAACAGATGCTTTAGCCGCCAAGACATCCGTCTCCCAGTCCTGTACAATGCAACTTGTGTTCATTATATCCTCGGCTGTGGATTCACAAAGTTCATTCTTATCTGACTGATCCACAAAATGCCGCTGTAATGAACTGTATTGAATTTATCCAGTGCACCTGTCCTCAACATATTTAAGTACAAATGTTGGCAGTGTGCAGATTACTTTGTGGGTGGAAGAAGCACCACTTGGCTAATTCTTTGCCAGTGTATTTCAAGAAAACATGGGTTTCCGATCCAAATGACAGGAAGGTTTCTACCGTACCATACGGTTGTGACTTTAGATCTCTGGCCAATATATAGAGTGTGTAATAAAGGCTTAGTTAAGGCCACTTCTCTGAGGGCAGAGAGTTGTTTGAGGTGTATATGAGGACGGTGGGATGGGAGTCCACCACCCTTGGGTAATTAATTGTCAACCTAAGGAAAAAGAATCTAGCTTAGGGTCTCTCTTCTGGAACTTCATATCACATGCTTTTAGAACTCACCAACAATGAAAGATTGTAATGTGGCCAGCGATGACGCTGTTGTCTGTGGTGTGTCCATTTCCTGGGTCATTAAACACATGTCAGGCCTATGAAAACCCTTTACATGCATTAATTCTGTGTCTTAAGAAAAGTTACAGAGAAGTACTGTTCTTATTCTAGTTTTACTGGTCCTTGAGGAAATTTGAACTCAGACAGGTTGATGAGCTTAAGGTCACACCACCCATGGTTGTGTGTTTGTGGCAGCTAGAAACCATGTCACGCTCTTTCATTAGTTCATCCATTTCCCTTTAATGACATCCCCAAAGAAGTgtcatttgggaaaaaaaatgcattttggaGCCATGgcattatgttaatggatttttaaGAATCGTGTCTTTCCAGGGATGAGGAAAGTGAGAAATGAGTTCAGGGTCTGTGGCGTCCCGTGGCTCGGGGGATATTGTACATCGCCTTTAATTGCTTAATAACTTAAAGGCAGacggtttgttttttttttttttcaaatgtgatacacttgactgaagaagagaatcaTTTCATTGTTGCTAAATTTTCATTAACTTTTGCTTCCTAAGCTGTAGCTGAGGGATGGCAgaagctgtgaagagacagcctGGGTCCCGGGGCTTCCCTCCCACTTCCCATCACCCTCCTTATTGCTCTTCAGACTTTGCACTGAGTTAAAAAATGGTGCTTTGATTCATCTCTCAAACTCGAAGTCATTGATGGtcttggttctctttgtttcctccttgtttctttctgtctttccttccttccttccttccttccttccttccttccttccttccttccttccttccttccttccttccttccttccttccttccgctGGACAAAAGCTAAAGTTATGTGGGAagagaaacctcaactgagaaactcttccatcagattggcctgcaggCTTGTCTTTAGAGGAGTTTCTGACAaagcccagctcattgtgggtggcaccactccTCAGCTCTtggccctgggttctgtaagaaagcaggctgagcaagccatgaggaacaggCAGGTACGCAGtgtttctccatggtctctgcttcagtcctccaggttcctgccttgacttcctgccctgacttcttttcagtgagggactgtgatgtggaagtgtgagaCGAAATAATCCTtgcctccccaagttgcttttggtcatggtattttaacaTAGCAGCAGAAACCTAACTAAGATACTGACTGTTCATGAATCTGACTGTAGTTATATAATCTTAAGACTCTGGGATGCCATAGCTCAGATATGTGaaagcagaggccctggagggtaCTTGGGTTATACAAAGGCTGGTGTTGGGGGGTCACATTTGGTGACAGAACAGGGACCCCAAACCCAAGTACAAAGACCCCAAATACCTCCTTTTATCTTATAGGATCTGTGACCTGTTTATGAACAAGTAAGTGTGACTGAAATGGAGAGGCGGAAGAGGGAGATAAGCACCTGGTTTCCTCTGGAAGCAACTCCTTTGCTATCGTAATTACCACAGATTGCAACAAAACTCATCTTTCTTTATGTTTAGGTCACCTACCATTAGTACGAATCTGCTCCCCGAGAAGAGGAAATATTCTGAAGGCATGCCAGTCCACCTGTCAACGAGGAACCCATAATGTCTTCTCATCTCCAGTGTGGCTCCACGCTCTCTACTGATGCCATTCCAACTTTCTTTGGTGCCATGGGAAAAACCTGAAGCACGAGCAGAGTCACCTCCAAATCTGTGGTCACTTCATTGTTGCATGGCGGTACAGAACAGACTATTAGAATTTGCTCTAGTGTGTTGCCCTTCGTATCCGAACCAAAGAGCGTGCCTCGTTCTCTAGTGAATTGCTGTCTGTTCTCTTCCTTATTCATACCTGTTGCTCGTGCCTTCCTACTCTCTTCTGACATCACGGGATACCCTTAAAGTTTCTCAGCAGACTCCTCGAGGGCTGGCTCATGGCTCTCTAAGCCAGCTGTGCAAGGACTCTACCATGAGGCACTGCATTAATTGCTGCATCCAGCTGTTCCccgaagacacacacacacagcaagttgCCTGCCAAGGAGGCCCCCATCACAGTCATCAGGCGTGCCCCACTTgcaaaggagaaaacaagattCTGTTTCGTGTGGACAGCAAACAGATGAACTTGCTTGCTGTTCTCGAAGTGAGGACGGAGGGCCATGAAAACTGGGGTGGGTTTTTGCGCTTCAGGAAGGGGAAGCGATGTAGCCTGGTCTTTGGATTGGTAATAATGACCCTGGTGATGGCTTCGTACATCCTTTCTGGAGCTCATCAGGAACTTCTGATCTCCTCTCCCTTCCATTATGGGGGCTTTCCCAGCAACCCCAGTGTGACGGACAATGAGAGCCCCAGTGATGTGAAAGAGCACCACTACCAGCCTTCTGCAAATAACATCTCCTATGTCAAGGACTATCCGAGCATTAAACTGGTTATCGACAGCATCGCTGCCAGGATTGAGTTCACAACCAGGCAGCTCCCGGACTTACAAGATCTCAAGAGACAAGAGCTACACGTGAGTAGCCTCCTGTCTGTCTTGATGATTGACTTCTAAAGAATGAATGCTTCCTTCCTTACCACCATCTTTGGGAACACAGGTGGAACATGACAGgcatttcctggatgtcttgCTGCAAGAATAATTCGGCAACCTCCGGGATGAGAAAGCATGGTGTGCTCATGCTGTGGAAATGCCAGGGAGGGAATTTGCTGTCCCAAATGGCTTTAGAGATGTTTAAAGATGATCCCTCCTCATCACTGCCCATGGGGCCCTTCTTATCTGGAGTGGGGTCATGGTGGTTCAAGTTGCTTTTGTAGATCACCGGtacttagggttttttgttttcttttttttttttaagatttatttttagccatatgtatgtatgtatgcctatgTAGGGGTATGTGCCTGTGAGAGCAGTTGCCCTTGGAAGCCAGATGGAAGCctcatcccctggagctggagttccaagtggttgtgagctgcctgacgtgGGTGCAGGGAACACATCTGATCTTGTGGAAGAGCAGTATACACTATTAACTactgagctacctctctagcCCCTTCATTTAGATTGTGTTGCTGTTgtcatttgagacagagtctctctctatagcctaacctgtcctggaactcactctgtagaccatgctggccttgaactcacagagacccccctgcctcttcctcccaagtgcagggattacaggcgtgggtcACCACTCCTAGTTTAGAATGTCTCTGCTCATTGCTGTCTTCTCTtgtgtctgtcttctttttcctttgattGCAGATGTTTTCTGTAATCCCCAGTAAATTCCTTCCGACTAGCAAGAGCCCTTGTTGGTACGAGGAATTCTCCGGCAGAAACACCACAGACCCCTACCTGACCAATTCCTACGTGCTCTATTCCAAGCGGTTCCGCTCTACCTTTGACACGCTGCGAAAGGCTTTCTGGGGCCACCTGTCCCACGTGCGTGGCAAGCACTTCCGCCTGCGCTGCCTGCCCCACTTCTACATCATTGGGCAGCCCAAGTGTGGAACCACTGACCTCTATGACCGACTTCGGCTGCATCCGGAAGTGAAATTCTCAGCCATCAAGGAGCCCCACTGGTGGACCCGGAAGCGCTTTGGTGAGTGTTGGCTCTCCTGCTTTTCCCAGTCATTCTGTGGATGCATATTTTGGCTGGTGAGGGCACTGTGTGAGAGTCTGTGGAGAAAGGCAGGGTAAGATTGGAGAGATGATATATTGAGATTCAGAGGCGTGACACCTGCCATTAGACAGCTATGTTATTACTCTGTTTTGTAGTATAACAGCAAAACACCAGTGTTTATTTAGTTCATGATTCTAGGGGCTAAAGGTTCCAAAAAGTCTGTTGTTGATGTCCTGGTGAGAGGCTGTTGGCTGCGTCACAAGATGGCAGAGAAGGAAAAGGTGACTAGCCACATGTAGCAGAGGCCAAGCTCACGGCGGGGCCTGGCTTTATAATAACCCACAGGAACAAGGTCGCTGCAGAAGAACAGCACTAAGCTCTTCCCAGGCAGCGCTCCCGTCCTCTAATCACTTTCCATTGTGCCCTGCTTTTTAAGGGGTTCCATGACCCTCAGCGTCCCACCCTGGGTACCAGCCTGACCAAGCTTACAGTGCCATGAGCCTCTGGGGCATACCCTCAAACCAAAGCAGCGGTTCATAGGCAAAGACCCACTTGGTGAGCACTGGTTGAATGCTAGCTGTGTGCAGGGCAAGGGGAAGGTGCAGAATGGAAACTtctggtggagagagagagagagagagagagagagagagagagagagagagagagagagagagagaacattgagAGTTATATCCCTAGCTCTTTTAGTTGTCCTGAAGAACTTTAACGCACAACCTTAGAGTTGCCAGAGAATTCCTTGTACCAACAAGGGCTCTTGCTAGTCGGAAAGAATTTACTGGGGATTACAGAAAACACCTGTGATCAAAGGATAAAGAATACAGATCAATATATGCCAGGGACTGGGGCAGCTGGCAGCCAGTCTAGGGCTGTTTTACTGAAGCTACCACACCATTCAGGCCTCGGCTGTATGACCTGCCTCATGTGTTTGTAATGCAGTGGGGATGTGTTCACCCCTGGTCAACAAGGTTCACTGTGAGCCCTGCCCGCCCTGCCCCTCCTTGCAGGCTGGTTTCTGTTCCACCCAGCTCCAGGCACCCTGTGGCCCTCGGTCACTGTTTCCTGCCCTTAACCTTTTCATTCTGCCAGGAGACATTTGGTCACTGAAGCTAATGGGTGATACATGGCCTGTTGTCTGCCAAAGTTTGGGCGGGCCAGGAAGGCAGTTTCCACATAAAAGGATGCAGGTCACTAGAAGAGACTCTTAGACGTTTTTTCTTTAGACTAACTATTCCTGACAAATGTTCAATATCATCCTTTCGATCCTCATTCTGGGACTACATGTGTGTGCTGAAGCAGGCAGGTTACAGCAGCCAAGGTCTAACACATTCGACGTATGTAACACATGCTTTCCCGCTGTGTCCAGTTTTTCTCTAAAGAGAAGCAGCTTTCTCCTgccaggaaagagggaaggacagGGCACGCCTCTGATGCTAATGTGCAATGTCACCTTGAATCGCTTGTTATTTTGTCCAGAACTGTTCGTGTGCTATTTTGCAGTAACTTTGGTAGCTGTGGTGCTGGTCAGCATATGTTTTGAGATGTTTATGAGCTATTTTAAGGCAGGGAGCAAGTCTCAGGAGTGTGTGGCTTGTGGCAGAGTCTGTGTCCATGGAGGGAACCGACGACATCAGTTCACCACTGCTGCTTGATGGAGTGCATCCCTATAGAGCACCCGTTGGGCACCACCTTGGAGGTGACAGGATGCTGGTTCCTTGCTGCCTTCCTTTCGTCCTCCATATTTGGCACACTACCAAATCCTAGGTGCCACCATTGAGTTCTTGTTTTACTCTCTTTGTGAAAATGTTGAGCAGTTCTCAACTCTAGCCCTCCATGTATCTCTTTTCTACCTCTTGAGTAGGTGTGGCATCTTTTATGCGGACCCTACCCAGTGGCAGTGGTAGTTAGTGTCTTTCTCCCTGAGAGGCATGTACATGTTGAAGCAGGCAGGCATTGACAGACAGCTCTCCATCCCACAGCCATGGGCCCCCTCCAGAATCTTacctgcatcaagcctttcacTGCTAACATTAGGTCCCCTTGGCCTTTCCATCCTTCTCTGGACTTGCCTTGGGAAGTCCCTATCCTATCTATGCTGTCTTCAGTAGCTTGCTTCTCTGTTCCTGTAGGAATTGTCCGCCTGAGGGACGGTCTGCGAGACCGCTACCCTGTGGAAGATTACCTGGATCTCTTTGACTTGGCGGCACACCAGATCCATCAAGGACTGCAGGCTGCCTCTGCAGAGCAGCCCAGCACGATGAATAAGATCATTATCGGTAGGTATGGCTTCTGGGTAGCTTcaggggagctggcagaagcAGACTCTTTAGGGTCCTGGTCCATGTTCTGGGGTCAGCTCTGCCTCATCTGCAGAGTGTTTGCAGGTGAGTCCCTTCTCCCTGTGGCTGTCACTGTTAGCCTCAGGTAAAACAGTCACACCATTTATACTGTTACTATGAAGCAGACACATCTAATGAGCTTGCTTGCTCTGTGCAGACTCGAGGATGGCTGAAATGGCTTTTGAAGAGAGTtgccatttctttgtttttccttaaattaGGCAGGTGTGCTTCCCCTCCTCTCACGATGCCCTGACTGAAATTAGCTTCCTCATGAGTTGCTGATTGGATGCCAGGGCTGCAGGAAGGAGGTAGCTTTCCCTCAGCAGAGCTCTGCACCGCCTGGGATGGAGTCTCTGGGTAACCCGAGAGCCTTTGGACATTCAAAGCAGCATGTGCTCCGgaccctgaggcaggagaatcttgaGTTTGCGGCTTGCTTGGGCTCATTAGCAAGACCCTGgctcaacaaaaccaaaccaagcaaagcCGAACAAATGAAGCAAACGTCTAtcttgtcttggaaaaccaaaaaaaaaaaaaaaaaaaaaagtaagctagGTGGTGGTAGCAGCtttgcacgcctttgatcccagcacttgggaggcagaggcagacagatctcttgagtttgagggcagcctggtctactgaatgagtttcaggacagccaaggacagacagacagacagacagacacacacacacacacacacacacacacacacacacaacccccatctcaaaaatttagTTGTTTCTATTTAGATATGCATGTTTTGATATACACACAATGAATGATTACTTCAGCTAATCGAATCAGCATATTTGTTCTTCACGGtaccctccctgcctcctttgcatttttaaaaatgtgagcaTACCTGAAGCTCCCCTCAGCAAATGACAGCACACAGTGAGGCATTGCCATCTCCAGGCTTGACTGGGCTTTGGATGTTAGACTCATTTCACCCGAAAGAACACTTCATCAGATTCAGCTTGGGATGAGGCATTTATCTCCAACGCCTTCTGAAAAGGAGAAATTGAATCATACATTTCACTTAAATTCGTTCCCCGAGGCAATGATCTATTTTGTGTTCCTGGATCCATTACATTTTGATTCTCTAAATCCAATGACTCTCTCTGTGAATAGGATGGATTGTGACCAGCCGCTTGGCTGAGGACCCTGTGCCTGACTCTGAGGAGATTCTGGCTTTTGCCAAAGCCCAGAGTGATCAGtggatcaatttttttttattgtaaattcATAAGTAAAAATCTCTGGGATCCAGTGGGAATGTATTCTGCCTACCCTCCCTACAGTATGAATTGGCtgttaggtttgttttttttttttaatttcaaactcaGGGGTGCAAATACCCCATTTAATAAGTCTAATTAATATTTTTCTGAGACTCCCATACCATATGCCTCTGGGGAAATCTCAGGATCTATGAAAgagctaaaaatattctccacaAAGCCAAGAAACAGACTTAGAAAATGAATGAGAGAGGAAAGCCTTCGTTTGGGTTCCTAATTATAGTCACAGCTATAtttcaaaaagaacaagaaataaaaatgccaTGCTGATATTTACTCCAAGCCGGGCTTGGTGCTGTGCCTTATGAGAACCTCTTGGTGTGACAGGCAGTGTGGAGAAGCAGATGACAAGCTAGCAGCTGGCTCTGCTTGTGTCACCAGCCAGCCCTGTGCCATGTGATAATTTAGGCCTTTGTATTTCATGTGGCCTACAGGTCTGTAAGATGGGATGATTGGAACAGGTCAGGACCCTGCTTCTCCCCCCAGCCCTGGGATGTGACTCAGCCCTTTTCAGATCTGCTTCCTGATGAAGGCCTTGGCAGAGGTCAAAAGGTCACATCACCTTGGGTGATAGACCATTGGTCAGAGGAGGTCCATCCTCTCAGCTGACAGGAGAGATAGTCAGGGGCTCAGGACTGAGGCAGCCGGGTTCTGTGTGGCTGGGGAGGCTGAAAAGTCCTGCTCTACCCGCAAGGTTCCTTGTTTCTGTCCACTCACTTGGTAGCTGATGGCTTCTGGaatttctgatgccctcttagaGGAGGCAGTGTGTGCCGGTCTTGCTTCCCTCATCTGTCCCCGCTGCCCAGACAACGTGGAGACTGGAATTAGACATCAAATAAATGAAAGCTGGGTGGACAGTGAGGTGAGGAGAAGATAGACCAATGCCTGCTTGGTTCTAGAAGCAGCTCCCTTTTGAGATCTGACAGaatttgtggtattttttttcagACACTCTACTTACAGTTCACAATGCCTACTTCATCTGGAGCAGATTTGCCAAAGGATGTCTGATTGActtgtcttttctctctttgttatgtttaaacaaacaaacaagcaaacaaacaaataaccctaaGGAAAGAGGGCTGGAATGGAAGTGGTCACCTGACATGATCAGAAACCAAGCAGAAGATATAGGGCCCATCGTCTTCACACATGACTATTATGTGCTTACACTGACTAGGAAGGCTCATTTAGCTCAGACTGTCCCTGAATGAGTGGTACTGAGATGTGGTACATGGTCTGTGTCCAGAAATCAAGTGTAGAGCTGACTGGATTGTTCATCCTGGGGGGCTGCGCTGGGGTAGTGGCATGGAAGGGTGGGAGACAGTAGTCCTGTGCCTGGATTCCTGGAGTCCCTTTCCTTGTATGTTTCTGCAgacagtcacaaaacaaaacaagagattTTGGCTATGAAGATGACTTATTTGCAAGCCCTTGTTAtacaagcatgagggcctgagtttggatttCTAGCACCATGGGAAAGCTGGGCATGGCGATAGGCTTCTATAATCCCGGTGttggggaagtagagacagaggCATGCCAGGGCTTGCTGGAAAGCCTGTCTAGGCAATTGGCAAGTTCTGTACTTGGTAAGAGACCCTGATTCAAAAGGATTGAGCACTCAGGGTCAAAaatatcaaccagatagtacacatggagttacccatggctctagatgcataggtagcagaggatggccttgttagacattaaagggaggaaaggcccctggggatcctggaaaggctcaatgcagcagtgtaggggaataccaggacagggaacaagaaggggttgattggggaacagggtgaggggagatggcttatgggactttcagggaggggaacaggaaaggggaaatcatttgaaatgtaaataaagaatatatctaataaaacaaaggGGAGAAAAGATTGAGCAATAAATTCCTTGTTCCCTTATAAAGACATTCCTGTCTTTATAATCgggtacacatatatgtgcacataggGATACAGATGTCATTCCCCCACCCTCCTACACatacacagcagcagcagcagcagcagcagcagcaacaacaacaacaagttcAATTATCCAAGAGTGTGTTGTTTAAGTCTGTGTCTTGGCCTCACCTCTCTCCCAAAGCCATACTTCACGTTTCTGTCCTCCTGTTGGTGCAGACTCTGATTAAACAGTGTTGGGCCTGTTCATCCACCCAGCATGAAATACTAGCTGTATAAAGAGCAGAGGGTGAGGTATGGGCAGTGGACAGCTGGCCATTTGTGGAAGCAGGGGCTGCGGCTGAGACCCCCTGGGCTtctggcaaagccttcctctcaTTTGGTCCTAGAGATTGTGCCTGCGACTAAGTGTTATGGTTTCCAAGGAAAGATAGATATGAATTACATCCAGATTTCCATTGAGGGTCAGCTTCCCCAAATGACTCTTTTCTCTTCCTGACACATTTTGAAGGAAACTTTCTAGTAGATTCTCAGTGGGCCCTTAAAATGCCACAGAGCTATGAGCTGACAGCAAAGCTAAATATTGTGAAATTAAAGTCCTATGTGTTAATAAAGGTTGTATTTTTGTTCCTTCTGAGGCAagaagctggggggtgggggtgtctccAGCAGGGGTGGGGACCAGTTGTCCTTTTATCAGACCCCAGAGTCCCATCTGCCAACAATGGCTGATAGGCTTGCGGGTCATGGCTATTTAAGAGCTAGGCACAGGAGTCAGGCTTGGCCTCTGGCTCACAGTGGGAGCTCAAACTCTATGGCCCAGCATCTGCTCTGTGTCTGTTTGCAGGAGAGGCCAGCGCCTCAACAATGTGGGATAACAATGCCTGGACCTTCTTCTATGACAACAGCACAGACGGCGAGCCTCCTTTCCTGACCCAAGACTTCATCCACGCCTTTCAGCCTGAAGCCAAGCTCATTGTTATGCTCAGGGACCCTGTGGAGAGGTGAGCCAGTCGGGGGTGCCATGTTTTGCAGTTTTGGTGAAATGAAGGGGTTTTTTTGGAGCACAGTGCTTCCATCTCTTTGCAGATAAGCTTTGcctgtttaagaaaaataataaacaagcaTAGGTTGTGATGTTACTGCTGCTTCTTACATAAATGTTATTCTTAGGGCAGTCCTGACTGCATTTAAACAAATTGTGGTCTACTCTCCCAGCAGTTTTAACTGTGGTCTGTGGGTGTTagcctctggggggggggggggatctagCCAAGTGATGAAGGATACAAGTGCTGTTAGGTTTTGGGGATATCCTTAGTGTCAGCCGTGTTGGGATTCTCTGTGTGCTCTGACTCCCAGAATTCCTTGATTCTTCAGTTGGTGGGTCTCCCTCAACTCTGAACATGTACCCTGGAAACCAAAGAAGGCGTCTGTGACTGACATATTGCTCTGCGTCTGATAAGGTGGGGCTTGCCCAGGTCTGAATGAGGCAGGGCTGGTGCAGTTGAACAGACAGTACTAGGGTAGTGATGTCATGTGTGCAGGAAAGGGTAGTGATGTCATGTGTGCAGGAAACTGCCAGGTCATTTATGTCACTTAGTCTGCTGTGCCCTCCACATACTGTCACACCAGGAACGAAGGGTCTCCACTCAAGATGGCCAGCCTAGGTCAGAACAGCTCAGCTTCCTCTCTGTCTTGTCCACATCTCTTT
This portion of the Apodemus sylvaticus chromosome 1, mApoSyl1.1, whole genome shotgun sequence genome encodes:
- the Chst15 gene encoding carbohydrate sulfotransferase 15 gives rise to the protein MRHCINCCIQLFPEDTHTQQVACQGGPHHSHQACPTCKGENKILFRVDSKQMNLLAVLEVRTEGHENWGGFLRFRKGKRCSLVFGLVIMTLVMASYILSGAHQELLISSPFHYGGFPSNPSVTDNESPSDVKEHHYQPSANNISYVKDYPSIKLVIDSIAARIEFTTRQLPDLQDLKRQELHMFSVIPSKFLPTSKSPCWYEEFSGRNTTDPYLTNSYVLYSKRFRSTFDTLRKAFWGHLSHVRGKHFRLRCLPHFYIIGQPKCGTTDLYDRLRLHPEVKFSAIKEPHWWTRKRFGIVRLRDGLRDRYPVEDYLDLFDLAAHQIHQGLQAASAEQPSTMNKIIIGEASASTMWDNNAWTFFYDNSTDGEPPFLTQDFIHAFQPEAKLIVMLRDPVERLYSDYLYFASSNKSADDFHEKVTEALQLFENCMLDYSLRACVYNNTLNNAMPVRLQVGLYAVYLLDWLTVFSKEQFLILRLEDHASNVKYTMHKVFQFLNLGPLSEKQEALMTKSPASNTRRPEDRSLGPMWPITQRILRDFYGPFNTRLAQVLEDEAFAWKTT